In the genome of Hevea brasiliensis isolate MT/VB/25A 57/8 chromosome 14, ASM3005281v1, whole genome shotgun sequence, the window gattatttttgcaaaaactgcccaaataagctctaaaaattctaaaactttgccccgcggtccttagcaatattactaagctattgcaaaaagaatcataattttctaagctaccacgaatattttatggatttttaatcctatttaagcactagaaaattaagaaaaaaacaaggttcgggtttacctttgccgattccgacttcggggacgcgctgtggacatctgacaatggggggtaaccaaaacctcgatccaattcggagacttttccggtagcgggtctgtctggccgaaaattcacagacctggacaactgtcgaatttcctcgaattgaagatacctacacgaaacccataacacgggggttagcacataaatttttcagaattttctaagctcatttactgCTTGGAAAAACGCTGCGAAGTTCCgtgagacccaccgaaaaacggtatcgaaaaaatttgaaatttatgttgccgcgaagctctcgacgagtggagcacgctggtactctcggttttctcgtgggattcacggtttgtgagaaatctagcccaaaagtcaaaatgggctaaaacttcccgggcaaaaattggacaaaccgctcgatggatttcggtgttcttggtgtctatggaaagctctcgacgagtagatgagtttagatacaagacccagtccgattggtggccggatcggccggattttggccgggaagtcgaagAGTCGCGCACACTGCGCGGCCGCTTCGAGCCGGCGTTGCCTGTGGCCGCGCCTTGGGGAGGGTAAGGCGGCCGTGCCGGGTGGCAGGGGTgttggcggcgcggcaaggggaggagggaggagagagaaaaagagagaagaagggagaggggtcggacgcgcgcggggaggaggaagaaaaagaagaagaccggtccgattcgattcggccggttcaattcagaatacaaaattttaaatttttactctgcctcgtggtccaaaaattccgaaaaaatttcagaaaattcaaaaaaattcgtagactccaaatatatttttagttttgccacgtagtctttaaattgatttttaaaaatcatcaaagtttatattttcggaaaatcgaacccgatttttaaaatccgaaaaatctcaaaaaatttcctaaaatttaaataaaattaaaataccaataatgctcataaaataataaaatttaaaatttaaaatttggggtgttacaacttaTCTTACTTATTTTTATCGTCAGTGTTGGTATGGCACATTCAGCTTTCTGTAGAAGACCATCGATGGTGGTTGAGATCTATGCTGTGTGGGCGTGTATCAGTGATTTTTGTGTTTAGTTATTGCATCCACTTCTTTAATAGTCCAAATATGAGTGGCTTCTTCTTCATTGGGCATAATGCTTGCATGTGCCACTTGCCATCACAGGAGCAAGTCCTCTAAATCTTGACAAATATATACCAGAACTTACCTCAGTCGTGTTTGGTAACTATGATATGGCAAAGAGGCATCCCTAAGATCCCCATAACCAAACATGTTTTTATGCTTGATACTCTTGAGTTTCAGTAATTGGTAGTTTGGGTTGGATTTCCTCTTCTTCTTTGTTTTCTTCGTTAATGTCTTCCCCGCCATTGTCAAGGTTTTTGGGATAGGGTTGGGTTCTACTGCCATTAGAATGGAAGGAAACAGACGACGACTTGGATGATAACCACTTTCTATTTATTGGCTTTACAGGTAGGTGGTGCATAAAAGAGTTTGTCAAAGTGATGGTACCACTTTAGATTCAGTCTTGAATATTTGGCATTAAATGAAAACGTCGTCGTCGTCGTCATCGCATGTGTATCTCACATTTCTTTCTATATGCATATTTGTGTTTATTTgtatatgaaattttaaaatttaaatgtctAGTGGATAAAATAATTAACTGAGGTATCTATtggataaaataattttaatgttaaataacttgtaaaattaaaaatttatttaagagtTAAATCAATGATTTTTATGTGTCCAATATTACTATTCCTCAAATGCTTACAAGTTGAGTCAACACATGATTGACAAGGAACGAtaattctcatttttaataattagactaatttttaattatatagacaataattaatttttgtagTCATTTGCCTTATAATATAATGGATATAAAATATTGTAAttaattattctaaatattttGACTGATCTGTTagctaactcttttttttttaaattatttttaatcaaatttctttattataattatttttttaaacaaaaatttctttattattttttgatAGTACGATTGTGTGGGAGGCGGATCCCCATCAGCCAGTTCGGGTTAGGTTTGCGGATTTTCGCTTAAAGTGGGCCAATCTGAGGATCCGATTTCTTGGGCTGGTCTTAACAAAACAAAATCACAGATCCGGCCCAACTCGAAATAGACATAGCTTCTAGCTAGGGTTTTGTTTCTTCACTCGACGCTTTATATCTCTGACTATAAAAACCCTATCTAGTCGCTTGCGGCGGAGAGAGATTGTTCCTGCCAAGTGCTGCATTTCCAAGGCTCTGTAAGTTTTCCTTCTCTTTTTCTCTCCTAGGCTTCACTCATTTCCATTGGCTTCACCTTTGTTTGTACCGAGTAAAAAAAATGCCCTTATGGGAGGGAGCAGGAAAGAAAAGACATTAGAATTGCTTAGGATCTAGTATTAACGGATATAGAATCACTGAATTGAAATTTTTTGCTTTTTTGAGATATCTAGGGTTTAATCTTGTTAATTTTTTGCTCTATTTTTGTTGGGCATATCGTACTTTCTCATGCTAGAATTTTAATGGGAGATTTTTGGTAGTATTTATCTAGGGAATCAGCAACTATAACATGTTGCTTAAACCATTATTCTCGTTTCTTTTTCAGTATATCAATTGCGAATTTCTTTCTTCTGAAGCGAGGAAAAAATGAAGGACATCATCCCCATGGATGAAAAATTCTTTAAGATATTGTTTAGCAAGCAGCTCACGGCAACAGATCTTGAGCATCAGTTGATTGTTCCAAGCGAAGTCCTCAAGAAATGTCCAATTCTTCGTCAAAATGAGTTTGTGATCATTTCATTCGATCAGAATGAAAAGCAATGGAAATTTTCCCTAGTCAACTGCAAGACGGGTAAATATCCCACGCCAAAAGTGCCTGCAGGCTGGTGGCATCCATTCGTACAAGAGTTTGGCCTTCGCGCTGAGGACGCGGTGGTCTTCTACATAAGCAAACGCGATGAAAAACCTAAGATGCAAGTTCGAGGCATGAGACAAACTATCTCACTTatgggtactaaggtttggaatgaGGTGGAAAAGGTTGACAACCAGGCTTGAACATCTCAAGCAAGGGGACCTGCCTAGCTTCAGTCTTGAGGCCTTTAGGGTACCTAGCTCCTAAGGGATCATTATCTATTTCTGCGTCTTAGTTTAGGCATTtggttatgcatacatgctatggTGTGTGTTTTTTTCTTCTCTTAGTATTGAGAGTCGATGGGTAAGGGTTATAATCGTTGGTGTCCACTCTAGAACAGATTTTCTGGcgtctttcacttttctttttcGATTTACAAAGAACGGTCATACTTTAACAACCTGTGTTTTGGCTGTTGGAAATAGATTTATCTAAGTGTGTTTTAATGTGGGAGATTGTATCTTGCAATTATGTAATAATAAAATTGCAGTTTGTGATTGTGTTATTGAAATTGTGTGACTATACTCTATATATATAGCTGTGATGAATAAATTCATTTGCTTACAAGTCTCCTGGAAAATGAAATTTCAAAATGTATCCATTTAACATATTATCAGATTGTGATGCGAAACTGATTCTTTTATCTATACAGATGAACAATTCAAGGATTTAACATATGATATGATTGTCTTCATTTCTCTTGACCCTAATTTAACTATGCCAATTGCCAATGCCAAGTGTTCTCACATGACTCATAATCACATAAAAAAGTTATTAATGGTGCACATGGGCATGTGATTTATGGTGGAGATATCATTTGAAAGTTTCCATCAAAAAGATGATTTATTTTCGACCATCTCAGTCTACCACTATAAATTTTATCAAGTagtctttatttatatatataataaattttattattttatattttaaatttataataaaccgAGTCAAAatcttttataaaatttaaaataatacacttttaactcaaaattcaaaGCGTGTGTCTTGACACTTATTAGCACGTGACCTAATTGAATGGGTGATATACCTAGAATTGATGTGGATGACAAGTGAAATGGCCAAATATGATAGTACATGAAAATTAATACAGAGCCGACTCAAACTAATATTACGTGACAAATATttaattcaactaaaaaatttaaGTTAAGATAAGTAATTAatgatttaaatattatattaagtactatttttcaaaaaagtgtttttggtattttttttaatataattattatgtgtttttattattcaaatattttttttaaataggaGTAATATATGAGAGATAAATCTTTTATTAAATaagagatttaaatttaaaattatttgatcaCATTATTGGAGTGTATAATCTATTTATTAACTAAGACGAATCAATCAAATTCTTTAtatcatttttttataattaattaattttatttatataaatttgtaatatattaatatatctcTCTTTTGTAatctatttctaattaataaattaaaatatattttcatttgtatatataaaaaaaaaaaaaaaaacataataacTATCCAAAGAAGGTGCATCGATTTGGTCAAAAGTTGCAAATTGTTGTTAATTGATAAGGTAAATATTTGGTCTTCAGAAATTCATAAGATCAACTTAATCTTAAATcttaaattaatttgaattttcatggcattaaaattaattgaactaaaatattatatttttgtttttgagattttatttttatctaaaggatatataaaaatttaatttagttatttcaatttttaaagtAATATTATGATATATCAGCCCCAATCAACCTCCTTACTGAAAGTTTGTACTTTTTTTatcacaaaatgaggaacaaagaATTAAGCAAATAATCCAAGTTTAGATGATGATCAAATAATAATATTGTTTACATTCTTTCTTAATAGAAATTTCTACTATATAGTTAAACcatatgttatatatatatatatatatatatatatatatatatatatatgtgtgtgtgtgtgtgtgtgtgtgtgtgatttgaTTAATTATATTTCAGTTGTTAAGGGGAGCATGATCAActcatcaaatcaatctcctgatTGAAGGTTAGTACATTAATTGAAACAAGTAAAGCTAATAATACAATTTTAGAAAATGGTCACTTGCTCATTGTGATTACCTTGTGAAGGTTATTTCTTTTGATGCTCATTAAGAAGTGAAAATTTCTTAATATTATACAGTGCACTAGTCACAAAAAGAAAGCCTAATTTTTCAAATggtaaatcacaatttaattattgaaattcaGTAAAATTTATAGATTAGTTCTTATATTTTTAGAACTCGTCTATTTAGctgttaatattttaataaacctaCATGTTAATTATTATATAGACATATTTTAACACAAAAATAtccaaattattattttttaattataaataatataatataatataataataaaatttccaattaaatgcttttaatttaaatatataatgataaaataaaatgataatattataattaagtaATGAATGTTATAAAATGTTTTAGTGACATGTCAGCCTACATTGATCATATATATTAGAGTAAATTGAGTTTTTAATTTAGtcaatttaatcaattaattatgtGTAATGTTATATTGATCATATATATTTGAATTAATAGTGACAATTATcttttaatttattcaattaaatatataattgagtcaattgaataaatttgaatatataatatatcacattaattatatattttgatcAATTAACTCTTTAATTAAGTAAATTGAATCAATCGATTATTAGCAATGTTACATTGGTTATATATATCTGAGTCAATTGGGATaattattatcaaataatttaattaaatatatatattttagtcaATTTAATCAAATGAGTATATAACATGTCATATTAatcatatattaattaatttagccTTTAACTAAgtcaatttaattaattgttaATGTACAGTATCATATTGATCATTAAGTCATTTATgacaattataatttaattgcttCAACTGAATAGATATTTGagtcaattaaatcaatttgagtaTATGACATATTATATtgataatatatttattcaattgagcctttaattgagtcaattgaattaattaattatgtgtattatcacattaatcatatatatttgagtgaattgtgacaattatcatttaattGATTCAACTGAATATACATTTGAGTCATTAAAATCAATTTGAGAACATAATAAagtaaaaatatattattcattTATATGAAAAGAAATTGTattttttattgaatcaattcaattcatttaaaattataacgtgaatgaattaatatatatatatagagagagagagagagtagtcaatttatttaatttaaatttaaattgatgatttgtttaaaTATATTTGAGTAATATatgatattaattatatatacgtGTAGATATATAAGATGAATCAGGATAGATCATGTTCCATAATTATGTAGGGAAGGCTATGGTTGAGtattcggttcaaactgaatCAAATCATTAAAATCGAATAAACCAACTTACCATATTGTAGAAATCgaataaaattgaaatgaatgaaaaataaaccgaactgaaccgtTATCTTTTGATTCGGTTTGAACAAATCAATTTTTGAGTTTTCatggattttttaatttagacataattttcaagttatttgattatattttaactttgatttgaacctaataatcattaatcaatgaaattaaataatttatatatgtaaagttacataatttataaatttcttataaaaataaatcaatttaaaaatcaataagtaattcgattcggttcaatagaattttttatttataaaatcaaattgaaCTGAACTAAAATAAACGcaatttttaaaatgtaaaattgaatcgaactgaattatcttaaaaattaatctaaattattaaattaaagtaaCTTAATTTGATTTATTTGATTCAAATCGAATAATACTCACCCTAAAAAAGCCAACTAATCCAAAATTATGATAataattttgtttatttctttatttggtgAAAGAATGAGTCTATTCAATATCAAATAATGAATTAACAGTGGTTCTAGAATATCCTTAATtcgattaaaaatataaaataaataagtcaATTAATGCCAAAGTGTTAAGCACATGAAGTGCATCGCCGTGTAAGCCGAGGACTAATTGACAAACAATGATTGAATGTATCCTTTTATCATATATGCACAAATAAAGTAGTGCAAGAAGAGCGCATTGATATAGAATGATAAAGGGCCCTTCTACGATCCATGATCATACACCTAGTCATctcttttattaaattaattttttttttattttatctttatatttaaaaaaattaaaaatctagaTAGGAATAATGCGTGCAGAATAAAAATTGGGAactcaattattttaaaaaattttatttaaatttaatttattataaatttaaaatataattatataatatttatatatttaataaataaattttattataaaatttatatcttaatttacaataaatcaaatttaattaaaaaaatcctTAATAAAATACCTTTATGACGTTGAGAGTGAAACGTGGTAGTCCTAATACATACAAGAGGCAGAAGCCAGTGATTGCTAGTGGCTGGTTAAACTAGCAGTCGTGGGTCCTCGATAGTGGGACATCATTTGAAAGTTGAAACATTGTCTTTTTTAGATTTGACTTGTATCCAGTGCATGGACATCTTCTGATTCtggaaaaatgatttttttttaattaagatgGTCAAAGGATATGATATGTGCAACTTGTTTCATATGCAATAGGCCctgcttatttttaatttaataatattagagctattaattaaatttaatctttaattaaaactaatttaataaataaaaagttcTTAAAATTGTCTCATTCTTTCATCATTCAACATCAATTCCATTGTCTCATTATCTAGATGGATTATAAAGGTGGTAAAAAGTTTGAATTAGGTGAATTTGAGTATgaataatttagatttaaattattttatattacaaatgactttaaatttttttatcgaATTATTAATTTGTGAAGAATCTCTAATAAAAAAattgctttaatttcattttttggaAAAAATAAATAGGAGAGCAATATCTGGTTTGCATTCACGAATCAaaaaattgttgaaaaatatgaTAATTAACCTAAGGCCACAAGGGTTGGATATGATTTGGGGGTGTCCCACTGATTCCTATCCTTACCCAGTTTGAGTTTACACCAAAGCATAACAAAAACTAGTCAAATCTGAATTTAATTAGAATCATTGAAATTGAATTTAACTTGAATCAAATAATTTTTAGTACCAATTTtgattctcctcctatcctgtttatttctaattgatctccttttatgatatcttctattgttctctatgcctaACTTGTGTTATGTTTCattatttgttctactatctgttctATGGACTAACTTTTTTATCcatacccgtccatgatgtgggaactcttactcatttaacaccacactcGGGCGCCGGCATAGCGTGTTGCACTCTACACGCTTGCAtgtttctcactacacccggactCCGATGTGGCACGTCATAAGTAGTGGACACCCCAATATTTATATCATAAGAATCCATATCATGAGGTGTGACGAAATTATTACGCTGATTGTCACCTACTGCAACCCTCCTCCTTATCCGGGCTTGAGACCGACTAAGCACAAACTATTTAAGCAGAATTACAAAATAAAAacaacaaaaaatatatatatatttcattgtaGAGACAGTAGAACATGCAAGTAGGGCCATTGGAAGATTGTTGAGAATTGAAGAGTGTTCACACACCCTATAGACAACTTGGTCCATTTTTCTTGTTTTCTTATGATGACCAAGAAAAGAAAGGGTTGTTGAGATTCAGTGCTTGGATTTGCCTGCTTCTGATATCTGTGTCCATTGAAATGAAACATCAAAGGTATCAAGATTCCATATGATCTTCAGGAGCTTCAAAATGTATGCTACAAATTATGCTACACCTTTGATCTTTTCttaataataatagtttaataGAATAAAGGTGGGTCTAAGTTTGGTCACTTTCTATCATAGACCAATCAGATTAATTTGTTCAGCTGCATGTGTACCTTTCCAAATCTCTAGCTAGCACCTGCAAACAAGCACAACAGAACATAAAGTGTACATAATGCTCGTGTGAAGTCACTATCATAATATGAAAAAAGAACAAAACCTAATCATCATTATCAACCATATTAACAGGCGGCTATCCAACTACCCACGAGATGTTGAAtcattgaaattttattttcaatcaTTCTGATCCCCCTttgtatatattaatatttttaaataaaagggATTTGATCATTAAACTATTATATAAGTCAAACTTTCGTAGCTAGTTAATAGTGATTCAATATTTTCATACTTTCTACAATTCCCTCATCATTAACGTGTAATGTGGGAACATAACCATCGCTATAGTCTATAGAGGTCCCATCATCTCAAGTTGGATTAGAATCTATTTATGTTATTAGATTCTTGGTACAGTGAACTTAAAGTCGGTTCATGTTTGACGAATTTATGTTGTTGCACTTTATAGAAACATTAAAGCAGAGAAAAGCTTACAATACATCATCTAACTTATAGTATTCAGTCAATTTtcactattttcttttattttaaaaataattaaagataCACAATCATGTGAGAAATTTTGGGCAATGCAAAAAAGATCCAGGTGCCATCTCTCTGTTGTTGGCGGTGCTGCATGAAAATGAAAGATTTGTCCATGATCTAGAAAGAAAGATAAGAATCTTTGAAAATGGTTCATTTTTCTCCCTATAAATATAGGAGTGAGAGCTTTCTCTATCTCAAACTTCTCGCATATTGCATATTCTAGCTGCTACCTATAGTTAGCTATAGATATCACTATTGAATTTCTTGGGGAGAAAAAATGAGGAACATCATCCCCATGGATGAAAAATTCTTTAAGATAGTGTTTAGCAAGGAGCTCACGGCAACAGATCTTGAGCATCAGTTGATTGTTCCAAGCGAAGTCCTCGAGAAATATCCAATTCTTCGTCAAAATGAGTTTGTGATCATTTCATTCGATCAGAATGAAAAGCAATGGGAATTTCCCCTAGCCACCCGCAAGACTGGTAAATATGCCAAGCCAACAATGCCTGCAGGCTCGTGGCATCCATTCGTACAAGAGTTTGGCCTTCGTGCTGGTGACGCGGTGGTCTTCTACATAAGCAAATGCGATGAAGCTGGTAAGATACAAGTTCGAGGCATGAGACAAACTATCTCACTTatgggtactaaggtttggaatgaGGTGGAAAAGGTTGACAACCAGGCTTGAACATCTCAAACAAGGGGACCTGCCTAGCTTCAGTCTTGAGGCCTTTAGGGTACCTAGCTCCTAAGGGATCATTATCTATTTCTGCGTCTTAGTTTAGGCGTTtggttatgcatacatgctatggtgcgttttttttcttctctcagtATTGAGAGTCGATGGGTAAGGGTTATAATCGTTGGTGTCCACTCTAGAACAGATTTTCTGGcgtctttcacttttctttttcGATTTACAAAGAAGGGTCATACTTTAACAACCTGTGTTTTGGCTGTTGGAAATAGATTTATCTAAGTGTGTTTTAATGTGGGAGATTGTATTTTGCAATTATGTAATGATAAAATTGCAGTTTGTGATTGTGTTTTTGAAATTGTGTGactatactatatatatatatagctgtgATGAATAAATTCATTTGCTTACAAGTCTCCCAAATGCATATGGAAAATGAAATTCCAAAATGTATCCATTTAACATATTATCAGATTGTGATGTGAAACTGATTCTTTTATCTATATAGATGAACAATTCAAGgatttaacatataatatgattgtcTTCATTTCTCTTGACCCTAATTTAACTATGGCAATTGCCAATGCCAAATGTTCTCACATGACTCATAATCACATAAAAAAGTTATTAATGGTGCACATGGGCATGTAATTTATGGTGGAGATATCATTTGAAAGTTTCCATCAAAAAGATGATTTATTTTCGACCATCTCAGTCTACCACTATAAATTTTATCAAGTagtctttatttttatatataataaattttattattttatattttaaatttataataaatcgaGTCAAAATCTTTTATAAAGTTTAAAATAATACACttttaactcaaaattcaaaGCGTGTGTCTTGACACTTATTAGCACGTGACCTAATTGAATGGGTGATATACCTAGAATTGATGTGGATGACAAGTGAAATGGCCAAATATGATAGTACATGAAAATTAATACAGAGCCGACTCAAACTAATATTATGTGACAAATATTTAattcaactaaaaattttaaagttaAGATAAGTAATTAatgatttaaatattatattaagtgCTATTTTTTAAAAAAGCGTTTTtggtatttttttaatataattattatgtgtttttattatttaaatattttttttaaataggaGTAATATATGAGAGATAAATCTTTTATTAAATaagagatttaaatttaaaattatttgatcaCATTCATAAAAGCCTGTAATCAAAATTGGAGTGTTCAATCTATTTATTAACTAATATACATATTCTGTCAATATTAACGAATCAATCAAATTCTTTAtatcatttttttataattaattaattttatttatataaaattgtaatatattaatatatctcTCTTTTGTaatctatttttaattaataaattaaaagatattttcatttgtatatatatataaaaaaaaaa includes:
- the LOC131173430 gene encoding uncharacterized protein LOC131173430, coding for MDEKFFKIVFSKELTATDLEHQLIVPSEVLEKYPILRQNEFVIISFDQNEKQWEFPLATRKTGKYAKPTMPAGSWHPFVQEFGLRAGDAVVFYISKCDEAGKIQVRGMRQTISLMGTKVWNEVEKVDNQA